A single window of Oreochromis aureus strain Israel breed Guangdong linkage group 7, ZZ_aureus, whole genome shotgun sequence DNA harbors:
- the ak3 gene encoding GTP:AMP phosphotransferase AK3, mitochondrial, translated as MVLPRVIRAVIMGPPGSGKGTVSGRITKTFGLKHISSGDILRANINAQTELGLLMKSCIDQGQLVPDDVMSRLILNDLRAIDGSSWLLDGFPRTVSQAEALDDVYTLDTVLNLNVPFQTIKQRLTSRWTHLPSGRVYNTDFNPPKVPGFDDETGEPLFQRDDDRPETVTRRLKSYETQTEPVLEYYRSKGVLETFSGTETNKIWPHVEVFLQRKLSSINQKVV; from the exons ATGGTGCTGCCAAGAGTTATCCGTGCTGTCATCATGGGACCCCCGGGGTCGGGGAAAGGAACGGTGTCTGGGCGCATTACCAAAACTTTTGGACTGAAGCACATTTCCAGTGGGGACATTTTGAGAGCCAACATCAACGCACAGACCG AGCTCGGGCTGCTAATGAAGTCCTGTATTGATCAGGGTCAGCTGGTACCTGATGACGTCATGTCTCGTCTCATCCTGAATGACCTGAGGGCAATAGATGGCAGCAGCTGGCTACTCGATG GTTTTCCTCGTACAGTGTCCCAAGCAGAAGCTCTGGATGATGTCTACACCTTGGACACAGTTCTCAACCTCAATGTACCTTTCCAGACCATCAAGCAAAGGTTGACTTCACGTTGGACTCACCTTCCAAGTGGCAGAGTATACAACACAGATTTCAACCCGCCTAAAGTCCCT GGCTTCGATGATGAAACAGGGGAGCCCCTTTTCCAGAGGGACGATGACAGACCAGAGACGGTGACACGGCGATTGAAGTCTTACGAAACCCAGACGGAGCCCGTCTTAGAATACTACAG GAGTAAAGGTGTGCTAGAGACCTTCTCTGGGACAGAAACCAATAAGATATGGCCACACGTTGAAGTTTTCCTTCAGAGAAAATTGTcttcaatcaatcaaaaagtTGTATAG
- the rcl1 gene encoding RNA 3'-terminal phosphate cyclase-like protein: MASHGLTYEGCNFLRQRLVLSTLSGKRVKIKNIRSKDDEPGLRDFEASFIRLLDKVTNGSTIEINQTGTVLVYQPGLLYGGTVEHDCNPQRSVGYYLEALLMLGPFMKSPLKATLRGVTNDLTDPTVDLLKSTALPVMKKFGIDGEGFDIKVAKRGMAPGGGGEVVFTCPVRKTVRPVQLTDPGKIKRIRGVAYSVRVSPQMGNRIVESARGILNQFLPDIYIYTDHMKGANSGKSPGFGLTLVAETLNGCFLSAEMSSTPQGQGDPILPEDLGRNCAKLLLEEIYRGGCVDSSNQSLALLLMTLGQQDVSKVLLGPLSPYTIEFLRHIRDFFQIMFKIEVQKPLEDERKGGDKVLMTCVGVGYSNISKTLK; the protein is encoded by the exons atGGCAAGCCACGGGCTCACCTACGAAGGCTGCAATTTCCTCAGACAGCGTCTGGTTTTGTCCACGCTCAGTGGGAAGCGCGTTAAGATAAAAAACATCAGGTCTAAAGATGACGAGCCGGGACTCAGGG ATTTTGAGGCCAGTTTTATCAGACTGCTGGACAAGGTGACCAATGGCTCCACGATAGAGATTAACCAAACAG GTACCGTTTTAGTTTACCAGCCTGGGTTGTTGTATGGAGGCACTGTGGAACATGACTGTAACCCGCAACGCTCAGTTGGGTACTATCTGGAGGCCCTCCTCATGCTGGGTCCTTTCATGAAGTCCCCTCTGAAGGCCACTCTGAGGGGAGTTACCAATGACCTCACTGACCCAACG GTCGATCTGCTGAAGTCCACAGCCCTCCCAGTGATGAAGAAGTTTGGGATCGATGGAGAAGGCTTTGACATCAAG GTGGCGAAGAGAGGAATGGCACCTGGTGGGGGTGGAGAAGTAGTGTTTACATGTCCTGTCCGCAAAACCGTCAGGCCCGTCCAACTGACTGACCCTGGCAAGATCAAGAGGATCAGGGGAGTGGC ATATTCAGTGCGAGTTTCTCCTCAGATGGGCAACAGGATTGTGGAGTCAGCCAGAGGCATCCTCAACCAGTTTCTTCcagatatctatatctatacTGACCACATGAAAGGAGCCAACTCTGGAAA GTCTCCAGGGTTTGGTCTGACACTGGTAGCAGAGACGCTCAATGGCTGTTTCCTCAGTGCAGAGATGTCATCCACGCCACAGGGGCAGGGAGACCCCATACTGCCAGAAGACCTTGGCAGAAATTGCGCAAAACTGCTTTTGGAGGAGATATATCGG GGTGGCTGCGTGGATTCATCCAATCAGAGCTTGGCGCTGCTCTTGATGACCCTTGGCCAACAGGACGTGTCGAAGGTTCTCCTGGGACCCCTCTCCCCATACAC GATTGAATTCCTCCGACACATCAGAGATTTCTTCCAGATTATGTTCAAGATTGAGGTCCAGAAGCCTTTAGAAGACGAACGGAAAGGGGGCGATAAGGTCCTGATGACCTGTGTAGGTGTTGGATACAGCAACATTAGCAAAACcttgaaataa
- the anxa3b gene encoding annexin A3b, with amino-acid sequence MSVWDDLDLLLDNPSSLTVTSSARGTVKDKTNFNVDEDVSALRKAMEGLGTTEKTLIDVLTQRSNPQRQLIAKAYEKATGRTLIDDLKGDTHGDFEDLLVALVMPPALYDCHEVIKAMKGAGTTESTLTEIFASRSNKQIRELSEAYLAKTGRSMIQDLQSEVSGDYGKALLILAEGKRDETTNVDAAKAKADAKALYEAGEKKWGTDEGKFIDILCHRSVPQLRQTLIEYKNISKKTLQESIKSEMSGNLEKLLVAVVKCVQNVPAYLAERLFKSMKGAGTTESTLTRIFVSRSEIDLIDIKVEYKKLFGCSLYSQLESEVSGDYGKTLKCLCGQEE; translated from the exons ATGTCTGTTTGG GATGACTTGGACCTGCTCTTAGACAACCCCTCTTCACTGACTGTGACA TCCAGTGCAAGAGGAACTGTGAAGGACAAGACAAATTTCAACGTGGATGAAGATGTATCTGCTCTCAGGAAGGCCATGGAGGGCCTTG GTACAACAGAAAAGACTCTGATCGATGTGTTGACCCAAAGAAGCAATCCTCAGCGTCAGCTCATCGCCAAGGCTTATGAGAAAGCCACAGGAAGG ACATTAATAGATGATCTGAAGGGTGACACTCATGGAGACTTTGAAGACCTGTTAGTAGCCTTGGTAATGCCTCCTGCTCTCTATGACTGTCATGAAGTCATCAAAGCTATGAAG GGTGCGGGGACCACAGAAAGTACTCTGACAGAAATATTTGCTTCGAGATCCAACAAGCAGATCCGAGAACTGTCTGAAGCATACCTAGCAA AAACGGGAAGATCGATGATTCAAGACCTGCAGTCGGAGGTATCTGGAGATTATGGAAAAGCACTGCTGATCTTGGCCGAG GGGAAGAGAGATGAGACCACCAACGTCGATGCTGCCAAAGCAAAAGCTGACGCTAAG GCCTTGTATGAAGCAGGAGAGAAGAAGTGGGGAACCGATGAGGGGAAGTTTATTGACATCCTGTGCCACAGAAGTGTTCCCCAGCTCCGGCAAA CTCTGATTGAGTACAAGAATATTAGCAAGAAGACTCTGCAGGAGAGCATTAAGAGCGAGATGTCTGGAAACCTGGAGAAACTACTTGTGGCTGTCG TTAAGTGTGTGCAGAACGTCCCAGCATACCTCGCTGAGAGGCTTTTCAAGAGCATGAAG ggtgcagggacCACCGAGTCCACTCTGACCAGGATATTCGTCAGTCGCTCAGAGATCGATTTGATAGACATCAAAGTAGAGTACAAAAAGCTGTTTGGATGTTCCCTCTACAGTCAGCTAGAG TCTGAAGTGTCCGGTGATTATGGAAAAACactgaagtgtctgtgtggccAAGAAGAATAA